In one Conger conger chromosome 5, fConCon1.1, whole genome shotgun sequence genomic region, the following are encoded:
- the LOC133128777 gene encoding gamma-interferon-inducible lysosomal thiol reductase-like, translating to MMRVVSFAFVILCIYAGNSHSKPSCGYPMLEWCKSQEIAGECGVEKYCLHRNATRPNRAESSVEVGLYYESLCPGCRMFLVKQLFPTWIMLQDIMNVQLVPYGNAQESFDGKKYKFTCQHGEDECLGNMIEACVLNITGSVAFPIIFCMESAFDVEKSAQPCVEMHSSLWGAIDGCVKGDLGNELMHQNALRTGALQPPHKYVPWVTINGEHTDDLQQKAMSSLFHLVCSLYKGPKPPACTGAQPALDLRASFC from the exons ATGATGAGGGTGGTTAGCTTTGCCTTTGTTATTCTCTGCATATATGCAGGGAATTCTCACTCAAAACCTTCCTGTGGATACCCGATGTTGGAGTGGTGTAAGAGCCAAGAGATCGCAGGCGAATGTGGG GTTGAGAAGTACTGCCTGCACCGGAACGCCACAAGGCCGAACCGGGCCGAATCTTCGGTGGAGGTGGGTCTGTACTACGAGAGCCTGTGTCCCGGATGCAGAATGTTCCTGGTAAAGCAGCTGTTTCCCACCTGGATCATGCTGCAGGACatcatgaacgtgcagctcgtgCCCTACGGGAACGCTCAG GAGTCGTTTGATGGGAAGAAGTATAAATTTACTTGCCAGCACGGAGAAGATGAATGTTTGGGGAATATGATCGAG GCGTGTGTCCTGAACATCACAGGGAGCGTGGCCTTCCCCATCATCTTCTGCATGGAGTCTGCGTTCGACGTGGAGAAATCAGCCCAACCT tgtgtggagatgcacTCCAGCTTGTGGGGGGCCATTGATGGCTGTGTGAAGGGGGATCTGGGGAACGAGCTGATGCACCAGAACGCCCTCAGGACGGGGGCCCTGCAGCCCCCCCACAAATACGTGCCCTGGGTGACCATCAACGGG GAACACACAGACGACCTTCAGCAGAAAGCCATGTCGAGTCTCTTCCACCTGGTCTGCAGCTTGTATAAG GGACCCAAGCCTCCGGCCTGCACCGGAGCCCAGCCCGCGCTGGACCTCCGAGCGAGCTTCTGCTAG